Genomic DNA from Vagococcus luciliae:
GAACAATTTATTGCAATGACTCGTTATGAAAAAAAAGCAAGAATACAAGGACATAATGTTATTGTCGGAATTGATGAAGTGGGACGTGGTCCTTTAGCTGGTCCAGTAGTTGCAGCGGCGGTTGTATTACCGGATGATTTTGATGGTATTGGCATTAATGATTCTAAGCAGTTATCTTTAAAAAAACGTGAAGAATTTTTTGATAAAATTCAAGAACAAGCTGTGTCAATTGGTATAGGAATCATGAATGAAGAGGTCATTGATTCTATCAATATATATGAAGCAACAAAATTAGCAATGATAGAAGCAGTTAATCAACTAAATGTATCACCAGATTGTTTATTAATCGATGCTATGAGGCTACCTCTTGATATCCCACAAGAAAGTATTATCAAAGGAGATGCCAATAGTATTTCAATTGCTAGTGCAAGTATTATGGCAAAAGTCACAAGAGATCGTATGATGGTAGAATTTGATAAAGAATTTCCTGGTTACGGCTTTGCAAAAAATGCGGGATATGGTACTAAAGAACACTTAGCACAACTTGATAATCAAGGAATTACTAAAATACATCGAAAAACATTTGAACCAATCAAAAGCATGTTAAACTAAATTAGAACTCTTTTGCGTATGTTGTTAAAAACAATGCAAGGGAGTTTTTTTATGCATCAATTACTTATTTTTCGTCTGAAACATACAAAAGGGATTGGAAATATTGGTCGGTTGAAACTATTACCATATTTAATGGCAAATCCATTTGATTATTGCTTTGAAACAATGTTGAAAATTGCAGAAATAAAGCCAAAATACCACGCAATTTTTGTGGAAACGTTTAATGAAAGTCTGAAAATAACGGAAGAAGATTTGGCTTTATATATGGAAGAGTATGGCATGATTACCTTTTTAGATAAGGAGTATCCAGAGCAATTATCATACATCTATAATCCACCTGTTGCTTTATTTTATAAAGGGAAGAAAGAATTATTGCAAACACCTATGTTATCCATTATTGGTTCAAGGAAACAGACTGACTTTGGAAAAGAGATGATTGAATCATTAATGCCTGATTTAATCAATAACCAATTAACAATTGTTAGTGGATTAGCAAAGGGGAATGATACATCTGCTCACAAATTAGCTATTCGAAGACAGGGAAACACAATTGGTGTATTGGGCTTTGGATTAAATCGAGTGTACCCTAAAGAGAATCAGCGACTGCAAGAGTATATGTATCAAAATCAATTGGTGATAACAGAATATTTACCAAATGAATCACCACTTCCTTATCACTTTCCAGAACGAAACCGAATCATCGCAGGTCTTTCATTGGGAACACTTGTGGTTGAGGCAAAAAAGAGAAGTGGTACGTTCATTACAGCTCAACTAGCATTAGAAGAAGGAAGAAGTGTTTTTGCTATTCCAAATAATCCATTGATAAAGGAATCAGAAGGTTGTTTGTTGCTTATTAAAGATGGAGCAAAATGTGTTCAATCAAGTTCAGATATTTTAGAAGAATTATAGAAAACCTTGACAAATACGAAATCAATAGCTAATATGATAAACGATTGCCGAAGTGGTATATATAGAAGTATAAATTGTAAAAAAAGAGAGGAAGAGGGGCATGAGTTACAAATATTTAGTGATTGTGGAATCCCCTGCTAAAGCTAAAACGATAGAGAAATATCTCGGAAGAAATTATAAAGTCGTAGCGAGCGTTGGGCATATTAGAGATTTGCCTAAAAGTAAAATGGGTATTGATATTGAAAATAATTTTGAGCCTCACTATATAAATATTAGAGGAAAAGGCCCTGTCATTAAGGATTTAAAGAAATATGCTAAAAAGGCCGAAAAAGTTTATCTCGCAGCCGATCCGGACCGTGAAGGGGAAGCGATTGCGTGGCATTTAGCTCATATTTTAGACTTAGATTTAAATGATAAAAACCGTGTTGTATTTAACGAAATTACAAAAGAAGCTGTTAAACAAGCGTTTAAAGAACCTAGAAAAATAAATATTGATTTAGTCGATGCACAACAAGCAAGACGTATTTTAGACAGACTGGTTGGGTATTCTATTAGTCCTCTATTATGGAAGAAAGTTAAAAAAGGATTGAGTGCTGGTCGTGTACAATCGGTAGCTTTAAAAATGATTATTGACCGTGAAGAAGAAATCAGACAGTTTAAACCAGAAGAATATTGGAGTATTCCAGGGACGTTTTTGAAAAACAAAGCAAAATTCTCAGCTAATTTCTATGGAGTAGATGGGAAAAAGATGAAGTTATCGAATGAGAATGATGTCAAACAAATCACGGAAAAATTAACTGGTCGAGATTATGATGTTGTTAAAGTGACGAAAAAAGAACGTAAAAGAAACCCTGCTAATCCATTTACAACAAGTAGTTTGCAACAAGAAGCTGCGCGTAAACTAAATTTCAGAACAAGAAAAACCATGATGGTAGCTCAACAACTTTACGAGGGAATTAAACTTGGTAAAGGTCAAGGGACAGTTGGTTTAATTACATACATGAGAACAGACTCAACAAGACTGTCGGATACAGCTAAAAGTGAAGCATATGATTTTATTGTTGAGACATACGGACAAGAGTTTTTTGACTCTAAGAAAAAGCCAGCGAAAAAAGCAGAAGGCGCACAAGATGCCCATGAAGCCATTCGTCCATCAAGTGTGATGCGTACACCTGAATCAATTAAAGAATACTTAGATAAAGATCAATTTAAATTGTATTCGCTAATTTGGTCTCGTATGGTTGCTAGCTTAATGTCACCAGCAATTATGGATACGATGCGCGTTGATTTAACGCAAAATGGTATCATTTTTATAGCCAATGGTTCTAAAGTGAAATTCCCAGGATTTATGAAAGTTTATGTTGAGGGAAAAGATGAAGGAAAAGAAGAAAAAGATAATATCTTGCCTGATTTAGAGGTAGGAGACGTTGTCAAATCAGTTGATATCGAACCAAAACAACATTTTACTCAACCGCCAGCTAGATATAGTGAAGCAACACTTGTTAAGACATTGGAAGAACAAGGTGTTGGTCGCCCATCAACCTATGCACCCACTCTTGAAACGATTCAACGACGTTATTACGTTAAATTAAACGCTAGACGTTTTGAACCAACTGAACTTGGTGAGATTGTTAATACGATTATGTGTGAGTATTTCCCACAAATTGTTGATACAACCTTTACAGCCGGAATGGAAAAAGATTTGGATGCTATTGCAGAACACAAAGAACAATGGGTAGATGTTATTAGTCGATTCTACCATCCATTTTCAAAAGAATTGTCAACTGCCGAAGAAAAAATGGAAAAAATTCAGATTAAAGATGAGCCAGCAGGATTTGATTGTGAAGTATGTGGTTCGCCAATGGTGATTAAATTAGGTAAATATGGGAAATTTTATGCTTGTAGTAATTTCCCTGATTGTCGCAACACAAAAGCAATCGTTAAAAAAATTGGTGTAACATGTCCTACATGTAAAAAAGGTGATGTCATCGAGAAGAAAACGAAAAAGAATCGTATTTTTTATGGATGCGACCGATACCCTGATTGTGAATTTACATCGTGGGATAAACCAATTGGACGCGACTGTCCTAAGTGTAGTCACTATCTTGTACAGAAAAAAGTTCGTGGTGGTATGCAGATTATTTGCAGTAACTGCGACTATCAAGAAGACGTGCAAAAATAATGATAGGTTTCTTTTTATAAATTGTGTATAATGCATAGGAGGACAAGAGAACTCACTCTTGTCCTCTACTTAATTACTGAGAAAGAGGTAACTAAATGACAGAGAATAGAGTAACGGTTATTGGAGCAGGACTAGCTGGAAGTGAAGCAGCATGGCAAGCAGCAGAGTCAGGAGCTCAAGTTGATTTATATGAAATGAGAAAAATTAAAAAAACACCAGCACACCACACAGATCAATTTGCTGAATTAGTTTGTACGAACTCATTAAGAGCAAATGGTATTACAAATGCTGCTGGTTTATTAAAAGAAGAGATGAGACAATTTGGTTCAGTTATTATTGCAGCTGCGGATAAAACACAAGTTCCTGCTGGTGGTGCGTTAGCTGTTGATAGAGAAAGTTTTTCTGAAGAAGTAACAAAACAAGTATCTAATCATCCAAATATTACCGTTCATCATGAAGAGATTACTGAAATTCCAACTGAAGGTATTACAGTGATTGCGACTGGTCCTTTAACAAGTGAACCTTTAGCGGAAAGTATCAAAGAATTTACTGAGTCAGAAGGATTATATTTTTATGATGCAGCAGCACCAATCATAGAAAAGTCGTCTATTGATATGAATAAAGTGTATTTGAAATCTCGTTATGACAAAGGTGAGGCAGCATATCTTAATTGTCCAATGACAAAAGAAGAATTTTATGCTTTTAGAGAAGCGTTAGTTAATGCAGAGGTTGCTCCTTTAAAATCATTTGAAAAAGAAAAATTCTTTGAAGGGTGTATGCCAATTGAAGTTATGGCAAATCGTGGTGAAAAAACGATGACATTTGGTCCATTAAAACCAGTTGGATTGGAAGATCCAAAAACAGGTAAACGTCCATATGCTGTTGTTCAACTCCGTCAAGATAATGCGGCAGCATCACTTTATAATATTGTTGGATTCCAAACGCATTTAAAATGGGGCGAACAAAAACGTATTATTCAAATGATTCCTGGATTAGAGAACGCAGAAATCGTGAGATATGGTGTGATGCATCGAAATACGTTTATGAATTCACCGGAATTACTTGATCCAACGTATCAATCACGTAAGAAACCAACGTTATTCTTTGCTGGTCAAATGACTGGTGTAGAAGGTTATGTTGAAAGTGCAGCAAGTGGTATCTTAGCAGGACGAAATGCAGCTAGACTTGCACAAGGAAAAGAACCAATTGTACTGCCACAAGAAACAGCGATTGGTGGTATGGCACACTATATCACACATACATCTGGGAAACATTTCCAACCGATGAATGTAAACTTTGGTTTATTCCCAGAGTTACCAGAGAGAATTCGTGATAAAAAAGAACGTTACACACAAATTGCTAATCGAGCACTTGAAGCGACAAAAGAGTCGTTAACATTATTTGAGAAATAGTATGTCATTTGACATGCTATTTTTTTATGGTTTGTTTAAAAATTTGTATAAATTACTTAAAACATATAAATATATTGGTAAAAAAAATTTTTGTATGTTACATTAATTTTATAATTTGTAATGAAAGGGGTTGATTTCGATTGATCACTTAGTGTTATTTTTAAGATATCTAGTAGATGAGCGACATTATTCATTACAAACAAAACACGCCTATGAGGATGATGTCACACATTTTTTTGAGTTTTTGGAAGAAACAGGAAATTCTGACTATTTAAACATCACGTTTCAAGATGCTCGAGTATATTTAGCTTATCTTCATGATAAAGAATATAGTCGTAATACGATTAGTCGGAAAATTTCGAGTCTTCGCTCTTTTTATCAATTTTTAATCAAAAATGAGTGGATTAAAGATAATCCATTTAGTTATATACAAATGAAAAAAAAGAATAATAAATTACCAAATTTTTTATATGAAAAGGAAATTGCTATTTTATTCGATTCGGTATCAGGTCAGTCACTATTAGACAAACGAAACCGAGCGTTACTAGAATTATTGTATGCTACAGGGATTCGTGTGTCAGAATGTGTTTCAATTGAATTAAATGATTTAGATATAGATAATGGGATTGTATTAATTAATGGAAAAGGTGGCAAACAACGGTACGTTCCTTTTGGGTCATTTTGCACGGATGCATTGATTGATTATATCTCAACAACTCGGGTAGAATTAATGATTAAATATCAATGTACTCATGAAAAGTTGTTTATTAATCATCATGGACAAGCATTAACGGCGAAAGGTGTGCAATATATATTGGATAAGCTAATTAAAAAAAGTAGTTTAACAACAAATATTCATCCACATATTTTTAGACATACGTTTGCCACACATTTGTTAGATAATGGAGCAGATATGAGAACGGTTCAAGAATTATTAGGACATTCTAGTTTGTCTTCTACTCAAATATATACGCACGTTACAACTAGTGCATTACAAAAAAATTATCGGAATTTTCATCCGAGAGCTTAGAATAGGAGAATTATTTATGGGATATACAACATTTCACTCAACAACTATTTGTGCAGTAGAAAAAGACGGAAAATTTGCTATGGCTGGCGATGGCCAAGTAACCATGGGTGAATCAGTCGTGATGAAAGGGACAGCTAGAAAAGTTAGACGTATTTATAACGATGAAGTTGTCGTAGGATTTGCCGGTAGTGTGGCTGATGCGTTTAATCTTGAAGGAAAATTTGAAGAAAAACTAAATCAATACAAAGGTAACCTGATGCGTGCAGCTGTTGAACTTGCCATGCAGTGGCGTAGTGATCGCGCTATGCAAAAATTAGAGGCAATGCTCATTGTAATGAATGATAAAGAAATGCTCGTTGTTTCAGGTACTGGAGAAGTCATTGCACCAGATGATGGCATTTTAGCGATTGGCTCTGGTGGTAATTATGCTTTAGCAGCAGCTAGAGCGCTAAAACGAGATGGTCGCGATGATTTAACAGCAGGAGAAATTGCTAAAGCAGCTTTAAACGTTGCAGGAGATATTTGTGTATACACAAACCACAACATTATTGTAGAAGAATTATAGGAGATGACGTTAATGAGTACAGTAACAAAAACACCAAGACAAATTGTAGAAGAATTAGATCAATATATTATTGGACAAAATAAAGCAAAAAAATCTGTTGCAGTGGCTTTGCGTAATCGTTATCGTCGTATGCAATTAGATGACGTAATGCAACAAGATATCACACCTAAAAATCTATTAATGATTGGACCAACTGGTGTTGGTAAAACAGAAATTGCCAGACGACTTGCTAAAATTGTTAATGCACCATTTGTAAAAGTTGAGGCAACAAAATTTACAGAAGTTGGTTATGTGGGTCGCGATGTTGAATCAATGGTTCGTGATTTGGTTGAAGCAAGTATTACCATTGTGAAAAAAGACCAATATAGTCAAGTTTATTCAAAAGCAAAAAAAGCTGCGGAAGATAGATTGGTTAAATTATTAGTACCTGGTATCAAAAAAGAAAAACGTCAATCAACGAATCAATTTGATATGATGATGCAAATGATGAATGGATTCCAACAAAATAATGACGAAGAAAAAGAAGAAGTGACCGATTCTATCAGAGTAAGTCGTGAAACAGTTCAATCTCAACTGGAAAAAGGTCAGCTTGAAGATAGAGAAATAACAATTGAAGTCGAAGAGAAAAAACAAACGCCAACGATGAATAACGGGTTGGAACAAATGGGAATTGATTTAGGTGATGCTCTCAATTCATTAACACCTAAGAAAAAAATCAAACGCACAGTGACTGTGAAAGAAGCACGTGAAATTTTAATTAATGAAGAATCTGAAAAACTTGTTAATAGTGCAGATATTCATAGTGAAGCAATTAAATTAGCACAAAATAATGGGATTATTTTTATTGATGAGTTTGACAAAATTACGTCTAAGTCTGAAAGTAATGGTCAAGTGTCTCGAGAAGGGGTTCAACGTGATATTTTACCGATTGTTGAAGGATCTATTGTCAACACGAAATATGGTACAATCGAAACAGATCATATTTTATTTATTGCATCAGGTGCGTTTCACTTAAGTAAACCAAGTGATTTGATACCTGAATTACAAGGTCGCTTCCCAATTCGTGTGGAATTAGATGATTTAACAGCAGA
This window encodes:
- the hslV gene encoding ATP-dependent protease subunit HslV, whose amino-acid sequence is MGYTTFHSTTICAVEKDGKFAMAGDGQVTMGESVVMKGTARKVRRIYNDEVVVGFAGSVADAFNLEGKFEEKLNQYKGNLMRAAVELAMQWRSDRAMQKLEAMLIVMNDKEMLVVSGTGEVIAPDDGILAIGSGGNYALAAARALKRDGRDDLTAGEIAKAALNVAGDICVYTNHNIIVEEL
- the hslU gene encoding ATP-dependent protease ATPase subunit HslU, with protein sequence MSTVTKTPRQIVEELDQYIIGQNKAKKSVAVALRNRYRRMQLDDVMQQDITPKNLLMIGPTGVGKTEIARRLAKIVNAPFVKVEATKFTEVGYVGRDVESMVRDLVEASITIVKKDQYSQVYSKAKKAAEDRLVKLLVPGIKKEKRQSTNQFDMMMQMMNGFQQNNDEEKEEVTDSIRVSRETVQSQLEKGQLEDREITIEVEEKKQTPTMNNGLEQMGIDLGDALNSLTPKKKIKRTVTVKEAREILINEESEKLVNSADIHSEAIKLAQNNGIIFIDEFDKITSKSESNGQVSREGVQRDILPIVEGSIVNTKYGTIETDHILFIASGAFHLSKPSDLIPELQGRFPIRVELDDLTAEDFVRILTEPNNALIKQYIALLKTENIDVTFTKEAIERLSHIAYNVNSETDNIGARRLHTILEKLLEDLLFESPDMSMGEITITEQYVNEKLGEISEDEDLSRYIL
- the dprA gene encoding DNA-processing protein DprA, which translates into the protein MHQLLIFRLKHTKGIGNIGRLKLLPYLMANPFDYCFETMLKIAEIKPKYHAIFVETFNESLKITEEDLALYMEEYGMITFLDKEYPEQLSYIYNPPVALFYKGKKELLQTPMLSIIGSRKQTDFGKEMIESLMPDLINNQLTIVSGLAKGNDTSAHKLAIRRQGNTIGVLGFGLNRVYPKENQRLQEYMYQNQLVITEYLPNESPLPYHFPERNRIIAGLSLGTLVVEAKKRSGTFITAQLALEEGRSVFAIPNNPLIKESEGCLLLIKDGAKCVQSSSDILEEL
- the topA gene encoding type I DNA topoisomerase, encoding MSYKYLVIVESPAKAKTIEKYLGRNYKVVASVGHIRDLPKSKMGIDIENNFEPHYINIRGKGPVIKDLKKYAKKAEKVYLAADPDREGEAIAWHLAHILDLDLNDKNRVVFNEITKEAVKQAFKEPRKINIDLVDAQQARRILDRLVGYSISPLLWKKVKKGLSAGRVQSVALKMIIDREEEIRQFKPEEYWSIPGTFLKNKAKFSANFYGVDGKKMKLSNENDVKQITEKLTGRDYDVVKVTKKERKRNPANPFTTSSLQQEAARKLNFRTRKTMMVAQQLYEGIKLGKGQGTVGLITYMRTDSTRLSDTAKSEAYDFIVETYGQEFFDSKKKPAKKAEGAQDAHEAIRPSSVMRTPESIKEYLDKDQFKLYSLIWSRMVASLMSPAIMDTMRVDLTQNGIIFIANGSKVKFPGFMKVYVEGKDEGKEEKDNILPDLEVGDVVKSVDIEPKQHFTQPPARYSEATLVKTLEEQGVGRPSTYAPTLETIQRRYYVKLNARRFEPTELGEIVNTIMCEYFPQIVDTTFTAGMEKDLDAIAEHKEQWVDVISRFYHPFSKELSTAEEKMEKIQIKDEPAGFDCEVCGSPMVIKLGKYGKFYACSNFPDCRNTKAIVKKIGVTCPTCKKGDVIEKKTKKNRIFYGCDRYPDCEFTSWDKPIGRDCPKCSHYLVQKKVRGGMQIICSNCDYQEDVQK
- the xerC gene encoding tyrosine recombinase XerC, producing MLFLRYLVDERHYSLQTKHAYEDDVTHFFEFLEETGNSDYLNITFQDARVYLAYLHDKEYSRNTISRKISSLRSFYQFLIKNEWIKDNPFSYIQMKKKNNKLPNFLYEKEIAILFDSVSGQSLLDKRNRALLELLYATGIRVSECVSIELNDLDIDNGIVLINGKGGKQRYVPFGSFCTDALIDYISTTRVELMIKYQCTHEKLFINHHGQALTAKGVQYILDKLIKKSSLTTNIHPHIFRHTFATHLLDNGADMRTVQELLGHSSLSSTQIYTHVTTSALQKNYRNFHPRA
- the trmFO gene encoding methylenetetrahydrofolate--tRNA-(uracil(54)-C(5))-methyltransferase (FADH(2)-oxidizing) TrmFO, with the translated sequence MTENRVTVIGAGLAGSEAAWQAAESGAQVDLYEMRKIKKTPAHHTDQFAELVCTNSLRANGITNAAGLLKEEMRQFGSVIIAAADKTQVPAGGALAVDRESFSEEVTKQVSNHPNITVHHEEITEIPTEGITVIATGPLTSEPLAESIKEFTESEGLYFYDAAAPIIEKSSIDMNKVYLKSRYDKGEAAYLNCPMTKEEFYAFREALVNAEVAPLKSFEKEKFFEGCMPIEVMANRGEKTMTFGPLKPVGLEDPKTGKRPYAVVQLRQDNAAASLYNIVGFQTHLKWGEQKRIIQMIPGLENAEIVRYGVMHRNTFMNSPELLDPTYQSRKKPTLFFAGQMTGVEGYVESAASGILAGRNAARLAQGKEPIVLPQETAIGGMAHYITHTSGKHFQPMNVNFGLFPELPERIRDKKERYTQIANRALEATKESLTLFEK
- a CDS encoding ribonuclease HII gives rise to the protein MSETIQSIKEKFSFVIDEKDDLFAQYQQDERKGVQKIIDQTKKRLQKQQALKEQFIAMTRYEKKARIQGHNVIVGIDEVGRGPLAGPVVAAAVVLPDDFDGIGINDSKQLSLKKREEFFDKIQEQAVSIGIGIMNEEVIDSINIYEATKLAMIEAVNQLNVSPDCLLIDAMRLPLDIPQESIIKGDANSISIASASIMAKVTRDRMMVEFDKEFPGYGFAKNAGYGTKEHLAQLDNQGITKIHRKTFEPIKSMLN